From a region of the Haloferax volcanii DS2 genome:
- a CDS encoding ERCC4 domain-containing protein produces the protein MGETRHGSSIPSTILRDTREQRTWTFERCAVETRDVTLSTGDYAVPTACTHDPESDTYHPRFAVERKSGDDFLTALTWERDRFCSELRRATEWPQPLAVVVETSWETLLQNRGCMAWRDIHPNQMVGTLSTWTRHYNVVFRFVESRRRAELCTFLLLIRHSLRRRREKI, from the coding sequence ATGGGCGAGACACGACACGGTAGTTCTATTCCCTCAACGATACTGCGAGATACCCGCGAACAGCGAACCTGGACGTTCGAGAGGTGTGCAGTAGAGACGCGCGACGTGACGCTCTCGACCGGGGACTACGCTGTCCCGACTGCTTGTACGCACGATCCGGAATCGGACACCTATCACCCACGGTTCGCAGTCGAACGCAAGTCCGGAGACGACTTCCTCACCGCACTCACGTGGGAGCGAGATCGATTCTGTTCCGAGTTACGTCGGGCCACCGAGTGGCCACAACCCCTTGCGGTCGTCGTGGAGACATCCTGGGAAACCCTCCTTCAGAACCGGGGCTGTATGGCGTGGCGGGACATCCATCCGAACCAGATGGTCGGCACCCTCTCAACGTGGACTCGACATTACAACGTTGTGTTTCGTTTTGTCGAATCTCGGCGACGGGCCGAACTGTGCACCTTTCTCCTGCTGATCCGTCACAGTCTGCGACGACGACGTGAGAAAATCTGA
- a CDS encoding SWIM zinc finger family protein, whose protein sequence is MDYPARDEIRSLCTEQSFERGANYYHQDRIQELDIDGSEIRATVRGSNYYDVAIDIVDDGVRSRCSCPYDYAGDCKHVVAVLLAVDDRDPETMSDTDPERNETVDIESLVDQTTAEDLRAFLLDIVAADQDIRDRFVAFVGEDTGKTVYDYKQEIDRLFDDAVSRRGMVEHGTHIDFSQYTDLAETHRERGHVDTATDIYRAVSEGIRENLDRVDDSSGHYGRELERAIEAYAETVAEQEFEHERKELYIQYLCAEFVGADHGFASDDYDGALRTVCTEDADLEYWLEQLDAHVSGVTLDAVLSGELSSKTDDRRDETEDSADTSDGSARDDGSTDHPERTDDVLYASDFTDGPLSTDDFTGGALDVEHLAVGTLQFEYFVGDAFEELRVDEPTTVEKHTARVELTKSGTTDTDISSSLQKRRIFSTYVYILEELGDEDALSQLYEEIYLESKRFCKEYARRLIDEGNENRAIEVVEDGIHTFRSARELRWLAADLYEDRDMDEYRATLKQLFLDHTEWAAYDDLKTICDDQEWQSIYGEFERHFERDDRKDLVALYVHDDDLERAFAELKENADLSSVRQYRDPVATTAPVEYFELYRELLVPFAAGDTGRRHYRDIADHLEEMQGLVPEARLEEFVDFLKDKHSNRPAFLDELEKAGF, encoded by the coding sequence ATGGACTACCCGGCTCGCGACGAAATACGGTCACTCTGTACGGAACAGTCGTTCGAGCGTGGTGCCAACTATTATCACCAAGATCGGATACAAGAACTGGATATCGACGGCAGCGAAATCAGAGCCACCGTTCGGGGATCCAACTACTACGACGTGGCTATCGATATCGTAGACGATGGGGTCCGGTCTCGTTGCAGTTGTCCGTACGACTACGCGGGCGACTGCAAACACGTCGTCGCGGTCCTGCTCGCTGTCGATGATCGAGACCCCGAGACGATGAGTGACACTGACCCCGAACGAAATGAAACGGTCGACATCGAATCGCTGGTCGATCAGACGACAGCCGAGGACCTCCGAGCGTTTCTGCTCGACATCGTTGCGGCGGATCAGGATATCCGTGACCGGTTCGTCGCGTTCGTCGGCGAAGACACGGGCAAGACAGTCTACGACTACAAGCAGGAGATCGATCGACTGTTCGACGACGCTGTCAGTCGTCGAGGGATGGTCGAACACGGCACACACATCGACTTCTCGCAGTACACCGACCTCGCGGAGACACATCGAGAACGGGGCCACGTCGATACGGCGACGGATATCTATCGAGCGGTTTCCGAGGGGATACGCGAGAATCTGGACCGAGTCGACGACAGCAGCGGGCACTACGGCCGTGAACTGGAACGCGCTATCGAGGCATATGCAGAGACGGTCGCAGAACAGGAGTTCGAGCACGAGCGAAAGGAGCTGTACATCCAGTATCTCTGTGCGGAGTTCGTCGGGGCAGACCACGGCTTCGCCAGCGACGACTACGACGGCGCACTCCGAACGGTCTGCACGGAGGACGCGGACCTCGAATACTGGCTGGAGCAACTCGACGCACACGTGTCCGGAGTCACACTCGACGCAGTACTGTCGGGTGAGTTGTCCTCGAAAACGGACGACCGACGAGATGAAACTGAAGACAGCGCCGATACATCCGACGGATCAGCGAGAGATGACGGTTCCACAGACCATCCCGAACGGACGGACGACGTTCTCTACGCATCCGATTTCACCGATGGTCCGCTCAGCACCGACGATTTCACCGGTGGAGCGCTCGACGTCGAACACTTGGCTGTTGGGACACTGCAATTCGAGTACTTCGTCGGTGACGCGTTCGAGGAGTTACGCGTCGATGAACCGACGACCGTCGAGAAACACACTGCACGTGTCGAACTGACCAAATCAGGAACGACCGACACGGACATATCGTCGTCACTCCAGAAGCGGCGGATATTCTCGACCTACGTCTACATTCTCGAGGAACTCGGCGACGAAGACGCCCTCTCGCAACTCTACGAGGAAATCTACCTCGAGAGCAAGCGATTCTGCAAGGAGTACGCCCGACGACTGATCGACGAAGGCAACGAAAACCGTGCGATCGAAGTCGTCGAAGACGGGATCCATACGTTCCGATCGGCTCGTGAGCTCCGTTGGCTCGCTGCCGACCTCTACGAGGACCGAGATATGGACGAGTACCGTGCCACCCTGAAGCAGTTATTTCTTGACCACACGGAGTGGGCAGCGTACGACGACCTGAAGACAATCTGTGACGATCAGGAGTGGCAATCGATCTACGGGGAATTCGAACGGCACTTCGAACGGGACGATCGAAAGGACCTCGTCGCGCTGTACGTCCACGACGACGACCTCGAAAGAGCGTTTGCCGAACTGAAAGAGAACGCAGACCTCTCGTCGGTTCGCCAGTACCGTGACCCGGTCGCAACCACGGCGCCGGTCGAATACTTCGAACTCTACCGGGAACTGCTCGTCCCGTTTGCCGCCGGCGACACCGGTCGACGACACTACCGAGATATCGCCGACCACTTAGAAGAGATGCAGGGGTTGGTCCCCGAAGCGCGGTTGGAAGAGTTCGTCGATTTCCTGAAAGACAAACACTCGAACCGACCGGCGTTTCTCGACGAACTGGAGAAGGCCGGATTCTGA
- a CDS encoding TATA-box-binding protein produces MSGPADSIEIQNVVASTGIGQELDLEALADDLPGADFNPDNFPGLVYRTQDPKAAALIFRSGKIVCTGAKSIDDVHDALGIIFDKLRELKIPVDDEPEITVQNIVSSADLGHNLNLNALAIGLGLEDVEYEPEQFPGLVYRMDEPKVVILLFGSGKIVITGGKRTDDAETAVEEIVERIDALGLLG; encoded by the coding sequence ATGAGTGGGCCGGCAGACTCCATCGAGATTCAGAACGTAGTCGCATCGACCGGGATCGGTCAGGAGCTCGACCTCGAAGCCCTCGCCGACGACCTCCCCGGTGCAGATTTCAACCCGGACAACTTCCCGGGCCTCGTCTATCGCACCCAGGACCCGAAAGCCGCTGCGCTCATCTTCCGGTCGGGGAAGATCGTGTGCACGGGCGCGAAAAGTATCGACGACGTGCACGACGCACTCGGGATTATCTTCGATAAGCTCCGTGAGCTGAAGATTCCCGTCGACGACGAGCCAGAGATAACTGTCCAGAACATCGTTTCCAGCGCGGACCTCGGACACAACCTGAACCTGAACGCGCTGGCCATCGGGCTCGGTCTCGAAGACGTCGAGTACGAGCCGGAGCAGTTCCCCGGCCTCGTCTACCGGATGGACGAACCGAAAGTCGTTATCCTCCTCTTCGGTTCCGGGAAAATCGTCATCACCGGGGGAAAGCGGACGGACGACGCGGAAACCGCCGTCGAGGAAATCGTCGAGCGCATCGACGCGCTTGGACTGCTCGGCTAG
- a CDS encoding acyl-CoA thioesterase: MSFVAEVEVRFRDHDSFGHVNNAVYATYCEQARVRFFEEVLDTPLSDPHIVVAHLELDYRAPIEGVGTVEVEVEAGEPGGKSFPIYYTLSYEGEVVATGETVQVAMDDEGRPTRVPDQWREAIADQP; encoded by the coding sequence ATGAGCTTCGTCGCCGAGGTGGAAGTCCGGTTCCGCGACCACGACTCGTTCGGCCATGTGAACAACGCGGTCTACGCGACCTACTGCGAACAGGCCCGCGTGCGCTTCTTCGAGGAGGTGTTGGACACCCCGCTTTCCGACCCGCACATCGTCGTCGCGCACCTCGAACTCGACTACCGCGCGCCAATCGAGGGCGTCGGCACCGTCGAGGTGGAAGTCGAGGCCGGCGAGCCCGGCGGAAAGAGTTTCCCCATCTACTACACGCTCTCCTACGAGGGCGAGGTCGTCGCCACCGGCGAGACGGTTCAGGTCGCGATGGACGACGAGGGCCGCCCGACCCGCGTTCCCGACCAGTGGCGCGAGGCAATCGCCGACCAACCGTAG
- a CDS encoding DUF7342 family protein has product MDDPRTELKADTDERRDPPEFDDLVPPEELVAGDRTRDDFFDAVLGLGSPATVGEIADLAGHGVDAAREYLEWFERMGIVTQITDSPATYERNQEYLNWRRVQQLRNQYDDEELLAFLEDAVERDESFAEKFGVESPDAVAIAAHATDTDRSVETVWREVSAWKTTRRRISLLERALQTDTDGTAGQRTVA; this is encoded by the coding sequence ATGGACGACCCGCGTACCGAACTCAAAGCAGATACCGACGAGCGTCGGGACCCGCCGGAGTTCGACGATCTCGTCCCTCCCGAAGAACTAGTCGCTGGGGATCGCACTCGGGACGACTTCTTCGATGCCGTGCTCGGACTGGGCAGTCCCGCGACTGTGGGTGAGATCGCAGATCTCGCGGGACATGGGGTAGACGCTGCCCGTGAATATTTAGAGTGGTTCGAACGCATGGGTATCGTCACGCAGATCACCGATTCTCCTGCGACGTACGAACGGAATCAGGAGTACCTGAATTGGCGGCGTGTCCAGCAGCTCCGGAACCAGTACGACGACGAGGAACTCCTCGCCTTCCTTGAAGACGCAGTGGAGCGTGATGAGTCGTTTGCGGAGAAGTTCGGTGTCGAATCTCCGGATGCGGTAGCGATCGCTGCGCACGCAACTGACACGGATCGTTCTGTCGAGACAGTGTGGCGGGAGGTGTCAGCGTGGAAGACGACGCGCCGCCGAATCTCCCTCCTCGAACGGGCATTGCAGACTGACACGGACGGCACTGCCGGGCAGCGCACTGTCGCATGA
- a CDS encoding 2Fe-2S iron-sulfur cluster-binding protein: MSDREPRVRTECDPADSTVTVRVRDTDGDRVTDLEVERGTVLRDALLDAGISPYARLTKRVNCGGRGLCATCGVRVRSGEPTPDHWHDDLAARFGYPRLSCQLRVDGPLTVELVEKVVWGGRE; this comes from the coding sequence ATGAGCGACCGCGAGCCCCGGGTTCGAACCGAGTGCGACCCGGCTGACTCGACTGTCACGGTTCGTGTCCGCGACACCGACGGCGACCGCGTCACCGACCTCGAAGTCGAACGCGGGACCGTCCTCCGCGACGCGTTGCTCGACGCGGGTATTTCACCGTACGCGCGGCTCACGAAGCGAGTGAACTGCGGCGGGCGCGGCCTCTGTGCGACGTGCGGCGTCCGGGTTCGCTCGGGCGAGCCGACGCCCGACCACTGGCACGACGACCTCGCGGCGCGGTTCGGCTACCCGCGGCTCTCGTGTCAGCTTCGCGTCGACGGGCCGCTAACTGTCGAACTGGTCGAAAAGGTGGTGTGGGGCGGTCGGGAGTAG
- a CDS encoding helix-turn-helix transcriptional regulator has product MSAREDVAFLVGSQSREAILRALAVEPRRPTALAEHCDCARETAQRTLAGFCDRGWAKKRSDGLYHLTPGGTMVHERYERFIETVECADRMSEFLANAADICENAPPGVLGQMNITTAADNDPHAPLNRYLTIVGSEPVDRFRGVTPIVSRVFNESAEAVLGEDTRMELIVDRGVLERSMDAYPDSFERARDLDQFELRVTEENLDFGLLVVDGHGLVSAYDEHNNLTALVDGDASEVVSWVEILYESVRSTSVPIDRLEP; this is encoded by the coding sequence ATGAGTGCGCGGGAGGACGTAGCGTTTCTCGTTGGGTCACAGAGTCGAGAGGCGATTCTCCGGGCGTTGGCGGTCGAACCACGTCGACCGACAGCGCTCGCGGAACACTGTGACTGCGCCCGAGAGACGGCACAGCGGACACTCGCAGGATTCTGTGACCGAGGATGGGCGAAAAAGAGATCCGACGGACTGTATCACCTTACGCCGGGCGGAACGATGGTCCACGAACGGTACGAGCGGTTCATAGAGACGGTCGAATGCGCCGACCGAATGAGCGAGTTCCTGGCGAACGCCGCAGACATCTGTGAGAACGCCCCGCCCGGTGTCCTCGGTCAGATGAACATCACGACCGCCGCGGACAACGACCCGCACGCGCCGCTTAACAGGTACTTGACTATCGTCGGAAGCGAACCAGTCGACCGCTTCCGCGGAGTCACGCCCATCGTGAGTCGTGTGTTCAACGAATCGGCCGAAGCGGTGCTGGGAGAAGATACTCGGATGGAACTCATCGTCGACCGCGGCGTCCTCGAGCGTTCGATGGACGCCTACCCGGACTCCTTCGAGCGTGCGCGGGACCTTGACCAGTTCGAACTTCGAGTCACCGAGGAGAACCTCGATTTCGGCCTGCTCGTGGTCGACGGCCACGGTCTCGTCTCCGCCTACGACGAACACAACAACCTGACGGCCCTCGTTGACGGCGACGCGTCGGAAGTCGTTTCGTGGGTCGAAATCCTGTACGAGTCGGTCCGCTCGACATCAGTGCCGATTGACCGCCTCGAACCGTGA
- a CDS encoding DEAD/DEAH box helicase, whose protein sequence is MTAEDEDQSPPDGDGDIDGAGASRDVLDRLADVTEVSDVPDASTVDADQPSEIADGVSLAAFYEALESEGRPVVTAQQVARRLGVSQADAMDGLDALAGAGRVQRVNVETDPVVWYPTEWGDLASRERVVLFPKRREIVVDNPTQYTRARLSQFAHLADTTGDREGRGRGYLYRIRQEDVWQAPFDDVDSLLSMLRSVLPERSPHLEAWVEDQWKRAHQFRLYSHEEGYTVLEAATESLMGNVALQKLDDDHVYAPISDTEAWVRDEEIAAIKRILYDAGYPVEDDRDLEEGEELDVTLGVDLRDYQRDWVDRFVDQRAGVLVGPPGAGKTIAGIGALAAVGGETLILVPSRELARQWREELRSTTDLDADQIGEYHGGAKEIRPVTIATYQTAGMDRHRSLFDSRRWGLIIYDEAHHIPSRVFQRSADLQSKHRLGLSATPIREDDKEAEIFTLIGPPIGTDWGKLFDAGYVQEPEVEIRYVGWGDDMARNEWASSDGRERHMLAAMNPGKIFEIRRLRARHADSKTLVFVDYLDQGEAIAEALDVPFVSGETRHHRREAYFEAFRDGDLDTLVISRIGDEGIDLPNAGLAIVASGLGGSRRQGSQRAGRTMRPTGSALVYVLATRGTSEEDFAQRQMQHLAGKGIRVRETSADDLDPESDGGDTDADTDTEDDESDGAESASADGAESATTDE, encoded by the coding sequence ATGACTGCCGAGGACGAGGACCAAAGTCCTCCCGACGGAGACGGCGACATCGACGGGGCCGGCGCGTCCCGAGACGTGCTCGACCGATTGGCCGACGTAACCGAGGTATCCGACGTGCCCGACGCGTCCACCGTCGACGCGGACCAACCGAGCGAAATTGCCGACGGCGTCTCGCTCGCAGCGTTCTACGAAGCGCTCGAATCCGAGGGCCGGCCCGTGGTGACCGCCCAGCAGGTCGCTCGCCGCCTCGGCGTCTCGCAGGCGGACGCGATGGACGGACTCGACGCGCTCGCCGGTGCGGGGCGAGTCCAGCGGGTGAACGTCGAGACCGACCCGGTCGTCTGGTATCCGACCGAGTGGGGCGACCTCGCCTCGCGCGAGCGGGTCGTCCTCTTTCCGAAACGCCGCGAAATCGTCGTCGACAACCCGACCCAGTACACCCGGGCGCGACTCTCGCAGTTTGCGCACCTCGCGGACACCACCGGCGACCGCGAGGGCCGCGGCCGCGGTTACCTCTACCGCATTCGGCAGGAAGACGTGTGGCAGGCACCCTTCGACGACGTCGACTCGCTCCTCTCGATGCTTCGGTCGGTCCTCCCCGAGCGGTCGCCGCACCTCGAAGCGTGGGTCGAAGACCAGTGGAAGCGCGCCCACCAGTTCCGCCTCTACTCTCACGAGGAGGGATACACCGTCCTCGAAGCCGCCACCGAGAGCCTCATGGGCAACGTCGCGCTCCAGAAACTCGACGACGACCACGTCTACGCCCCCATCTCCGACACCGAGGCGTGGGTCAGAGACGAAGAAATCGCGGCCATAAAGCGCATCCTCTACGACGCGGGCTACCCCGTCGAGGACGACCGCGACCTCGAAGAGGGCGAGGAACTCGACGTTACGCTCGGCGTCGACCTCCGCGACTACCAGCGAGACTGGGTCGACCGATTCGTCGACCAGCGCGCCGGCGTCCTCGTCGGGCCGCCCGGCGCGGGGAAGACCATCGCCGGCATCGGCGCGCTCGCCGCGGTCGGTGGCGAGACGCTGATTCTCGTGCCGAGTCGCGAACTCGCCCGCCAGTGGCGCGAGGAACTCCGCTCGACGACGGACCTCGACGCCGACCAAATCGGCGAGTATCACGGCGGCGCGAAAGAGATTCGCCCGGTCACAATCGCCACCTACCAGACCGCCGGGATGGACCGCCATCGCTCGCTTTTCGACTCGCGGCGTTGGGGGCTCATCATCTACGACGAGGCCCACCACATCCCGAGTCGCGTCTTCCAGCGGAGCGCCGACCTCCAGTCCAAACACCGCCTCGGGCTGTCGGCGACGCCCATCCGCGAGGACGACAAGGAAGCAGAGATCTTCACGCTCATCGGCCCGCCTATCGGCACCGACTGGGGGAAGCTCTTCGACGCCGGCTACGTTCAGGAGCCCGAAGTCGAGATTCGCTACGTGGGTTGGGGCGACGACATGGCCAGAAACGAATGGGCCTCCAGCGACGGCCGCGAGCGGCACATGCTCGCCGCGATGAACCCCGGGAAGATATTCGAGATTCGTCGGCTCCGCGCCCGTCACGCCGACTCGAAGACGCTCGTTTTCGTCGACTACCTCGACCAGGGAGAGGCGATTGCCGAGGCGCTCGACGTGCCGTTCGTCAGCGGCGAGACCCGCCATCACCGCCGCGAGGCGTACTTCGAGGCGTTCCGCGACGGCGACCTCGACACGCTCGTCATCTCCCGCATCGGCGACGAGGGCATCGACCTCCCGAACGCCGGACTCGCAATCGTCGCCTCCGGCCTCGGCGGCTCTCGCCGGCAGGGCTCCCAGCGCGCCGGCCGAACCATGCGCCCGACGGGGAGCGCGCTCGTCTACGTGCTCGCCACCCGCGGCACGAGCGAAGAGGACTTCGCCCAGCGCCAGATGCAACACCTCGCCGGGAAGGGTATCCGCGTCCGGGAGACGAGCGCCGACGACCTCGACCCCGAGTCGGACGGCGGTGACACCGACGCCGACACTGACACCGAAGACGACGAGTCGGACGGTGCTGAGTCGGCGTCTGCGGACGGCGCTGAGTCAGCGACGACCGACGAGTAA
- a CDS encoding DEAD/DEAH box helicase, translated as MRIEFDEGTLLLHDAPETVPHAEWDDRVDTHRAQAYRYRALLKWAGQWSDGGGQATLDSGFSHAVEDAARAYPDLALTPALQIEPRDYQQTALGSWGAHDRQGTVVLPTGSGKTFLGLQAIADAGVSALVVTPTIDLMNQWHATLTHAFGEQLTDEVGVLGGGCHDIGAPTVTTYDSAYRYIDEYGDRFGLLITDETHHLAAETYLQIPEMTLAPYRLGLTATYERADGRETLLEDRMGPVVYEEDVDALAGDFLSEYETIQMSVDLTPAERTEYDEEYQIYRDYVDSHDFDLWKEQGYAEFLKRTSYDPQGRRALVAKQRAERIARTASKKLDTLDNLLKRHHDDRVIVFTANNDFAYDISREFILPCITHQTDTDERTEILDRFRSGEYSMLATSQVLDEGIDVPAANVGIILSGSASKRQYAQRLGRILRPTDDRQPARLYEIITTDTMETYVSQRRREGVSSSADS; from the coding sequence ATGCGGATCGAGTTCGACGAGGGGACGCTCTTGCTCCACGATGCGCCCGAGACAGTTCCACACGCAGAGTGGGACGACCGCGTCGATACTCACCGGGCACAGGCCTATCGATACCGGGCACTCCTCAAGTGGGCCGGACAGTGGAGCGATGGCGGTGGCCAGGCCACCCTCGACAGCGGATTCAGTCACGCTGTCGAAGACGCTGCCAGAGCGTACCCGGACCTCGCTCTGACACCCGCACTCCAGATCGAACCGCGTGACTATCAGCAGACTGCACTCGGCTCGTGGGGTGCGCACGACCGACAGGGCACAGTAGTCCTTCCGACCGGCAGCGGGAAGACGTTCCTCGGATTGCAGGCTATCGCCGACGCCGGTGTCAGCGCACTCGTCGTCACCCCGACGATCGATCTGATGAACCAGTGGCACGCCACGCTCACTCACGCGTTCGGTGAGCAACTCACCGACGAGGTCGGCGTCCTCGGTGGCGGGTGTCACGATATCGGCGCGCCCACAGTCACTACCTACGACAGCGCCTACCGCTATATCGACGAGTACGGCGATCGGTTCGGCCTGCTCATCACCGACGAAACCCACCATTTGGCGGCCGAGACGTACCTCCAAATTCCCGAGATGACGCTCGCGCCTTACCGCCTCGGATTGACAGCGACCTACGAACGCGCTGACGGGCGAGAGACGCTACTCGAAGACCGTATGGGACCGGTTGTCTACGAGGAAGATGTCGACGCCCTCGCCGGAGATTTCCTCAGTGAGTACGAGACCATCCAGATGTCCGTCGATCTCACACCAGCGGAACGGACTGAATACGACGAGGAGTACCAGATCTACCGGGACTACGTCGATAGTCACGACTTCGACCTCTGGAAAGAACAGGGCTACGCGGAGTTTCTCAAGCGGACGTCCTACGATCCACAGGGGCGACGTGCGCTCGTCGCAAAGCAACGGGCCGAGCGCATCGCCCGGACGGCGTCGAAGAAACTCGATACGCTCGACAATCTGCTCAAACGTCACCACGACGATCGCGTCATCGTCTTCACCGCCAACAACGACTTCGCCTACGACATCTCCCGGGAGTTCATTCTCCCGTGTATCACGCACCAGACCGACACCGACGAACGCACCGAGATTCTCGACCGGTTCCGCAGCGGTGAGTACTCCATGCTCGCCACCTCGCAGGTCCTCGACGAGGGCATCGACGTGCCAGCGGCCAACGTCGGCATCATCCTCTCCGGGAGCGCATCGAAACGACAGTACGCCCAACGACTCGGCCGGATCCTCCGTCCGACAGACGACCGCCAGCCAGCACGGCTCTACGAGATCATCACGACCGACACGATGGAGACGTACGTCTCGCAGCGACGACGCGAGGGGGTGAGTAGCAGTGCTGACAGCTGA
- a CDS encoding Cdc6/Cdc18 family protein — protein MPNASDDLFTREDPIFANKELLEINHLPGEGRIVGRDDEISDLATAVNPAIFGQSPSNVLIYGKTGTGKSLCAKYVSQRLVETAEEEGVKATFAYVDCAQDTTETQAVQTIADSVNDTSITGIKVPDKGLSTSTYYKRLWRILDSLYDVVLIILDEIDKLSDDDILMQLSRAGEAGKIAGCKLGVIGISNKIQYKDRMDERVKSSLCEREFVFPPYDANQLRDIMDARSDAFRDGVLDPSTIPRAAALAAREHGDARKAIDILRYAGEIAQSMGASTVKENFVTQARQRAETDRFRELIRGSTPHSRYVLQALAILSLSNEKQDGFRTSRVYEVYENICRQQGSDSLSLRRVRDLLKEHAFLDIIEQSKHSGGSAEGSYTKHQLLEDPDVVRDVLIENTDS, from the coding sequence ATGCCTAACGCCAGCGACGACCTCTTCACCCGGGAGGACCCCATCTTCGCCAATAAGGAGTTGTTGGAGATTAACCACCTCCCGGGCGAGGGTCGCATCGTCGGTCGCGACGACGAGATTTCGGATCTCGCGACCGCGGTGAACCCCGCCATCTTCGGACAGAGCCCGAGCAACGTCCTCATCTACGGGAAAACTGGGACGGGGAAGTCGCTCTGTGCGAAGTACGTCTCCCAGCGCCTCGTCGAGACGGCCGAAGAGGAGGGCGTGAAAGCGACGTTCGCCTACGTGGACTGCGCGCAGGACACGACCGAGACGCAGGCCGTCCAGACCATCGCCGACAGCGTCAACGACACCTCGATTACCGGGATAAAAGTCCCCGATAAGGGACTTTCGACGTCGACGTACTACAAACGCCTGTGGCGCATCCTCGACTCGCTGTACGACGTGGTTCTCATCATCCTCGACGAAATCGACAAACTGAGCGACGACGACATCCTCATGCAGCTCTCGCGAGCCGGTGAGGCGGGGAAGATTGCCGGCTGTAAGCTCGGCGTCATCGGTATCAGCAACAAGATTCAGTACAAAGACCGGATGGACGAGCGGGTGAAATCAAGCCTCTGCGAGCGCGAGTTCGTCTTTCCACCGTACGACGCGAACCAGCTTCGCGACATCATGGACGCCCGGAGCGACGCCTTCCGAGACGGCGTGTTGGACCCATCGACGATTCCGCGAGCCGCGGCGCTCGCCGCCCGCGAACACGGGGACGCCCGGAAAGCAATCGACATCCTGCGGTACGCGGGAGAAATCGCACAGTCCATGGGGGCGAGTACCGTCAAGGAGAACTTCGTCACGCAGGCGCGCCAGCGCGCGGAGACCGACCGCTTCCGCGAGCTGATTCGCGGGTCGACACCGCACTCTCGCTACGTGTTGCAGGCGCTCGCCATCCTCTCGCTTTCGAACGAAAAACAAGACGGCTTCCGAACGAGCCGCGTCTACGAGGTCTACGAGAACATCTGCCGACAGCAGGGCTCCGATAGCCTGTCGCTGCGGCGGGTTCGAGACCTCCTGAAAGAACACGCCTTTCTCGACATCATCGAGCAGTCGAAACACAGCGGCGGGAGCGCGGAGGGAAGCTACACCAAGCACCAACTGCTCGAGGATCCGGACGTGGTGAGGGACGTCCTCATCGAGAACACGGACTCTTGA